The Alteromonas stellipolaris genome includes a region encoding these proteins:
- a CDS encoding ATP-binding protein yields the protein MDRITDKIANLAKALNKPSEPNDEYIDYATLRKQYENQANQEIGQLQQRSKKARVEAIHGRSDLNPKWTFANLVEDSDDVIEAVSIAQSFIAAHDDPAWRQSGSHMMLFYGDYGRGKSHIAGAIAHQLIEQYEISVLYRQLSTLLEMRYFSYDFSATDNVGQKFREANQELLEVDLLILDEVCVNETVLKKNTQSWLGNLLRQRLVNKKNCILITNHSLGELEHAMGRYCFESVKEYDTYKVRFQGPSRREGLTQDEAEAQNITPRYQPNQVR from the coding sequence ATGGATCGAATTACAGACAAAATTGCGAATCTTGCAAAGGCCCTTAACAAGCCTTCCGAGCCTAACGATGAATACATCGATTACGCAACACTTAGAAAGCAATACGAAAACCAAGCAAATCAAGAAATTGGTCAACTACAACAACGCTCTAAAAAAGCGCGTGTAGAAGCCATTCATGGGCGTTCTGATCTAAACCCCAAGTGGACGTTCGCTAACTTGGTAGAAGACAGCGATGATGTTATTGAAGCGGTATCTATTGCACAGTCATTTATTGCTGCTCATGACGATCCCGCTTGGCGTCAAAGTGGTTCTCATATGATGTTATTCTACGGTGATTATGGCAGAGGTAAGTCTCATATTGCTGGCGCGATCGCCCATCAACTTATAGAACAATACGAGATCTCAGTTTTATACAGGCAGCTTTCAACCCTATTGGAAATGCGTTATTTCTCTTATGATTTTAGCGCCACAGACAACGTAGGTCAGAAGTTCAGAGAAGCAAACCAAGAACTACTTGAAGTCGATTTGCTCATTCTTGATGAAGTATGTGTGAATGAAACCGTGCTTAAAAAGAATACCCAAAGCTGGTTAGGCAATTTATTGCGCCAACGTTTGGTAAATAAAAAGAACTGCATCTTAATTACCAACCATAGTTTAGGCGAGCTAGAGCACGCTATGGGCCGTTATTGCTTTGAGTCAGTCAAAGAGTACGATACTTATAAAGTACGCTTTCAAGGCCCAAGTAGACGTGAAGGCTTAACCCAAGATGAAGCCGAAGCACAAAATATCACGCCGAGATATCAACCTAACCAGGTTCGCTAG
- a CDS encoding DnaT-like ssDNA-binding domain-containing protein: protein MSTTLTQAELAVLQSPISNDCRVLYLLGLRPTANTASTASAAIDYKFLLSLLNGEQKDTPYQRGRQINSLLKQLELVGLVVFPETLDLEHSINGKALLLPLINNAQSNFDALHKSHFAISASWKPNKALFLEMASLLGIIDTEYDDNEVGEFISYWLGRPGTILSEFQWTQKFAHNIKHKRVAAGYSPVRKVGNQQVKVAAGIEADDNARKLVEKYATSTKKN from the coding sequence ATGAGTACAACGCTAACGCAAGCTGAACTCGCGGTACTACAATCGCCAATATCAAACGATTGCCGCGTACTTTACTTGCTTGGCTTACGCCCAACAGCCAACACAGCTTCTACGGCAAGTGCTGCTATCGATTATAAGTTCTTACTGTCGCTATTAAACGGCGAACAAAAAGACACCCCCTATCAACGTGGCCGGCAAATCAATAGCCTATTAAAACAGCTTGAACTTGTGGGGCTGGTGGTTTTTCCAGAAACGTTGGATTTAGAGCATTCTATTAACGGCAAAGCCCTACTTCTTCCTTTGATAAACAACGCACAATCAAACTTTGATGCGCTGCATAAGTCTCATTTTGCTATTTCAGCCTCTTGGAAGCCAAACAAAGCGTTATTCTTAGAGATGGCCTCTCTGCTCGGTATTATTGATACTGAGTATGATGATAATGAAGTGGGCGAATTCATCTCTTACTGGCTAGGTAGGCCAGGCACAATACTGAGTGAATTCCAATGGACACAAAAATTCGCTCACAATATTAAACATAAGCGCGTAGCCGCGGGTTATTCTCCTGTAAGAAAAGTGGGAAATCAGCAAGTGAAAGTTGCAGCCGGTATCGAAGCGGATGATAATGCAAGAAAGCTGGTGGAAAAATACGCCACATCGACAAAGAAGAACTAA
- the mioC gene encoding FMN-binding protein MioC — protein sequence MTTHYEIIVGTMLGASEYVAEAIAKTLEQLGNTFTIHLEPTLSGINKDSTWIVCTSTHGAGELPDNIQPFAKSLKDTDLTGVNFYVIGLGDTSYDTFCHGAKDIETAMKNTGATLLAEPIHIDVLEHPIPEDEAVALFQRSLETA from the coding sequence ATGACAACGCACTATGAAATAATTGTGGGTACCATGCTTGGAGCTTCAGAATATGTGGCCGAAGCTATTGCCAAAACACTTGAGCAGCTAGGCAATACATTCACTATTCATCTTGAACCAACACTAAGTGGCATTAATAAAGACTCGACATGGATAGTGTGTACATCAACCCATGGTGCGGGTGAACTACCTGATAATATCCAACCTTTTGCGAAATCATTAAAAGACACTGATTTAACGGGTGTGAATTTCTATGTAATTGGTTTGGGTGACACGAGTTACGATACCTTCTGCCATGGCGCAAAAGATATAGAAACCGCTATGAAAAATACTGGTGCTACCCTTCTTGCCGAACCCATACATATTGATGTGTTAGAACATCCTATTCCAGAAGATGAAGCGGTAGCACTGTTCCAACGCTCCTTGGAAACTGCATGA
- the mnmE gene encoding tRNA uridine-5-carboxymethylaminomethyl(34) synthesis GTPase MnmE — MDSHIITTDTITAQATAPGRGGVGIVRVSGPHAKTIAATLVPTALTPRLATYTPFVDSQQNVIDQGIALFFKGPNSFTGEDVLELQGHGGQVVMDMLIDAVLSTGKARLANPGEFSEQAFINDKLDLAQAEAIADLIDASSKQAARSALRSLQGEFSTQIQTLSDQIVHLRMYVEAAIDFPEEEIDFLSDGKVSGDLAAILAHLQVVREQAKQGSLLREGMQVVIAGRPNAGKSSLLNALAGRDSAIVTEIAGTTRDVLKEHININGMPVHIIDTAGLRDSPDKVEQIGIERAWQAISEADHVLFVTDSTTTDVADPYKIWPEFMARLPEGIPTTVIKNKADLSELEVGLNNVKTEHGDMPVINISAKESDGIDTLRDHLANTMGFDTTTEGQFIARRRHLDALEKAYQFVVIGEQQLHDAMAGELLAEELRLAHQSLCEITGEFTSDDLLGKIFSSFCIGK, encoded by the coding sequence ATGGATTCACATATCATCACAACCGATACCATTACCGCCCAAGCTACTGCCCCTGGGCGCGGTGGAGTAGGAATTGTACGAGTATCAGGCCCACATGCTAAAACTATAGCAGCCACTCTGGTACCCACAGCCCTAACACCTAGATTGGCCACCTATACCCCGTTTGTCGATAGCCAACAAAATGTTATCGACCAAGGTATCGCGCTATTCTTCAAAGGGCCTAATTCATTTACGGGCGAAGATGTATTAGAGCTGCAAGGTCATGGCGGTCAGGTTGTGATGGATATGCTTATTGACGCTGTGTTATCGACTGGCAAAGCGCGATTAGCCAACCCAGGTGAGTTTAGTGAACAAGCCTTTATCAACGACAAGCTCGATTTAGCGCAAGCTGAGGCTATCGCTGATTTAATAGATGCTAGCTCTAAACAAGCGGCAAGAAGCGCGCTACGTTCGTTACAGGGCGAGTTTTCAACCCAAATACAAACGTTGTCTGATCAAATTGTTCATTTACGTATGTACGTTGAAGCCGCTATCGACTTTCCTGAAGAAGAAATTGATTTCTTATCTGACGGCAAAGTGTCTGGCGATCTAGCCGCCATACTTGCGCACCTTCAAGTTGTACGAGAGCAAGCTAAGCAAGGAAGTCTACTCAGAGAAGGCATGCAGGTGGTTATCGCCGGGCGCCCTAATGCGGGTAAATCAAGTTTACTAAATGCATTAGCAGGCCGAGATAGCGCCATAGTCACCGAGATTGCAGGCACTACTCGTGATGTATTAAAAGAGCATATTAATATTAACGGCATGCCGGTACACATCATTGATACCGCAGGTCTTCGTGATAGCCCGGACAAAGTAGAACAAATTGGGATTGAGCGAGCGTGGCAAGCCATTAGCGAAGCGGATCACGTACTTTTTGTTACTGATTCAACCACTACTGATGTGGCAGATCCTTATAAAATTTGGCCTGAATTTATGGCGCGCTTACCAGAGGGTATCCCAACCACGGTAATCAAAAATAAAGCGGATCTAAGCGAGTTAGAAGTAGGCCTGAATAACGTAAAAACCGAACATGGCGATATGCCGGTTATTAATATTTCAGCAAAAGAAAGCGACGGTATCGATACCCTGCGAGATCATTTGGCCAACACCATGGGGTTCGACACTACCACTGAAGGGCAATTCATCGCCCGAAGACGCCACCTTGATGCGTTGGAAAAGGCATATCAATTTGTGGTGATAGGCGAACAACAACTTCACGATGCTATGGCCGGTGAACTACTTGCAGAAGAACTGCGGTTAGCCCATCAGTCATTGTGTGAAATCACTGGTGAATTCACCTCAGACGACTTACTTGGTAAGATATTTTCATCTTTCTGTATTGGTAAATAA